A single region of the Ursus arctos isolate Adak ecotype North America unplaced genomic scaffold, UrsArc2.0 scaffold_10, whole genome shotgun sequence genome encodes:
- the ALOX5AP gene encoding arachidonate 5-lipoxygenase-activating protein, whose translation MDQEAVGNIVLLAIVTLISVVQNGFFAHKVEHESKTQNGRSFQRTGTLAFERVYTANQNCVDAYPTFLVVLWSAGLLCSQVPAAFAGLMYLLVRQKYFVGYLGERTQSTPGYIFGKRIILFLFLMSLAGIFNYYLIFFFGSDFENYIKAVSTTISPLLLIP comes from the exons ATGGATCAAGAAGCCGTGGGCAACATTGTCCTGCTGGCCATCGTCACCCTCATCAGCGTGGTCCAGAACG GGTTCTTTGCCCACAAGGTGGAGCATGAAAGCAAGACACAGAATGGGCGGAGCTTCCAGAGAACAGGAACACTTGCCTTTGAGCGGGTCTACACTGCCAA CCAGAACTGCGTAGACGCGTACCCCACTTTCCTTGTTGTGCTCTGGAGTGCGGGGCTTCTCTGCAGCCAAG TTCCCGCTGCCTTTGCCGGACTGATGTACTTGCTCGTGAGGCAGAAGTACTTCGTGGGCTACCTAGGGGAGAGGACTCAGAG caCGCCAGGCTACATATTTGGGAAACGAATCATACTGTTCCTGTTCCTCATGTCCCTTGCTGGTATATTCAACTATTACCTCATCTTCTTTTTTGGAAGTGACTTCGAAAACTACATAAAGGCAGTAAGCACCACCATCTCCCCTCTGCTTCTCATCCCCTGA